TCGTAAAAGAAAACAGATTCTTTAGCATAACCGCTTAGATATAATTTTTCTGCTACAGAAAAAAGTAGTTCGGTGTACTTGGGATGCTCTACTAGGATATTAATCGCCTTCATAATCAAGTCAGTTTTTCCAAGTTCCACGCAGCGGAATAAAAAAGATTCCATTCGGGATCTAGCCACTCTGTCTTTGTAAAAACACTCCGCAAGGTAGAACTCATAATAATATCCTTCCGGTAAGCCAAGTACTTCTGTCAGCTTATCTAATTGTTTCATGGTGATAGGCCGGAGCGTTTTGCCTCTAAGGCAGGCACTCAGATTCCCAATTTGGGTGCCGCCCTTTTCTTCCAGTTGGGATAGTGTACATCCGGTTTCATCTATGGCTTTTTCAAGTTCGCCACGCAACGTAATCCTATAGTCCATTTTTTTCTTCCTCCTCTCTTTACCCAGAGTACCATTTAATTCCATAATACTACATTTGAATTTTTCTGCAAATTTGTATGAATGTTTATGCTACAGAAACGGGTTCTATAAAGTTTTTTTCAAATTCAAAAAATCTAACATGGATTTTTTTATAATTTGGACTATATAATGGTTTCTGGGAGACATCGGCATTATTGCTGAAGTCGACACCATATTTTAGGAAAAGGAGAACGAATGAAATGAACATGTTTAAAAAGGGTTTTACAGTAGTACTGTCGGTAGCTTTATCAGCAACACTCGTCTTGCCAAGCTATAGCGCTTATGCAGAAACAGGATCGATTCCAACTGAACAAGAGAAAGAACAAGCTAAACAAGTCGCCGAAAATATCGAAAAAGTAACAGGGAATGATGATATTGTACAATCAAACAACAAAAATGCTGAGTATATTGTTAAAAATGATGCTGGAACAATCAGTATTCCACATGAAAATGATTCGCAATCAATTGAAATCAGGGGGAGAACCGATTCTCTAAAGATTTCATTGCCTGAAGTGGATACAAAAGAAGCCGTTCAAACATCCAACGGAACTATCGTTTATAAAGGGAAAGAAGAGAATAGTTCAGTCGATCTTGCCGTACAACCTACAACAAAAGGTGTACGTAATTTGGTTAGAATCAATGACGCAACGGCTCCAAAAGAGTACAATTTTAATATTAAAATCCCTGAAGGAAGTAAACTGGTATCAGCAGCTGATTACCTTGGAGCTGATTTTGATACTAAAGAAGTTTTTATTGTGGATGAAAAAAATCAAATTCAGAGTATTTTCACTCCTGCATGGGCTAAAGATGCTAATGGTAATGATATTCCAACCCATTACGAAATTAGAGGGAATGATTTAGTTCAAAAAGTAGAATTTAATGAAAACACCGCATTTCCTGTAGTTGCTGATCCGAACTGGTTTCAAATCGCAAAATGTGCTGGTGCAATTACTTGGTTTCTTGGAACAAATGTATTTTCTGTATATAAAATTATAAAAATAAAAAAATATATGCAAGAATTAGGGGGTGTTTTTGAAGCTGCTGAGTTAATGTTGAAAGCCTCTACCTGGGAAGAAAGAATGAAATACGGAGGTAAAGCACTAGTAGGCCTAGCAGCTGAACTTTCCGGAGTAGGCGCACTTTCTGTTTGTTGGGGTTAAAAAGGGGGGATTCAATGATTAATGCGGGTATAGGTTTATGTTTTGGTATTTTAATACTAATAACCGCGATAAAGCATTTAATAGATGCCCTTCGAATGAAAACTGTAAGTACGGATGATATTGTTAATGACTTTAATTGGTCCCCCGAACATGTTGTACTTGTTTTCGGTTCGATATACATCGGAAGCTGGATTAAAGGTGCTAACATTGATTTATTCAGTGACGGTGTCTTAAATACCTTTTATATCGTTTTCGGGATTGGAAGTATTGTTTACTGGTTCAAAAATAAACCATTAGGGCTTTTTTTAGAACATAAAAAAGGCATTAAATTAATAATCATGCTACTCTTTGGTTTATCCGTAGGATTGCTATTTTAAAATTTTGCAAGCTTGCCTGCTGATTAATGGGTTCAGCAGTCCGAAACCTTTGTTATCTATGTGTTACTATCAAAACCTGGTAAAATTAAAAGGGCCTTGAGGTGCTTCTAAAAAAAGTGTTTTGCGGGTCACAGTTCACTTGTATGTTTAACCGCGCAGAGAGACAAATAAGTAACGGATGTTCCTCCTTTTGTGGTTATTTCTGAAACATCATCCAGACTCATAGTTTCAGGCAGATGCAGCATAATATTTCGATAAAGTCATGGCAAAGCGCTTTGAGCTATCAAAGGAAATGTATGGGCGGGTAGTCTCCAACATTCCTTTGGTAACAACCAGTATATCTACCTTAAAAACTATGGAAAGGAAAGAGGCAGTGACTTCAACGTGAAGTCACTGTTTTGCTTTATCCTTTTCTTCATTGGCCAACAAGCAACGGTAGAAAGTGCAAAATCTTTTTTTCAAAAATAAAAATTAAACTATATATTTATTCATTTCTTATAAAAAATTACGGAGATTTTACTGCTGTTAACAATATTTCTTTGCGCATAGAACAAGGAGAAATATTTGGATTGCTTGGTCCGAATGGAGCAGGAAAATCCACGATTGTTTCTATGATCAGTACCATTCTTTTCCCTACATCTGGAGAAATCAAAGTGGACAATAAGGTTTTGGGAAAGAGTCCTCGCGAAATCAAAAAAATAATGGGTATTGTTCCACAAGATTTAGCGCTGTACCAGCAATTAACTGCTAAAGAAAATTTACATTTCTTCGGAAGCTTATACGGACTTTCGGGAAAACAGTTAAAAAAAAGGGCAGATGAAGTGTTGGACATCATCGAGTTACAGGATAAAAGAAATCAAGATGTTTCAACATTTTCCGGGGGAATGAAACGTAGAGTAAATATTGGTGTTGCGCTGATGAATAACCCCAAATTACTCATCTTGGATGAACCCACAGTTGGAATAGATCCACAGTCCAGAAATCACATCTTGGAGACTGTCAAAAAATTAAATGAAGAAAGAGGAATGACTGTTATCTACACAAGCCATTACATGGAAGAAGTCTAATTCTTGTGTAAAAGAGTGGCGATACCATGGTTCCCTTATTGCTTCGGGTACGAAGGAAGAATTAAAAGAAAGTTTGCCTTTACGCGATACGATTATCGTTAAATTTAGTGAAAACAGCCCGGAATTATTGAATAATTTAGAGAAAATCCAAGGAGTAGAGAAGGTCACAGTAGAGTCAAACCAGATTAGAATGCTCGTTTCTACAAAGATAGATGTACTTGATTTAGTCGATGATCTAAAGAAACTCGGTGTACCGATTATCAGCTTTAGCTTTGAAGAGGTTAATCTGGAAAGCATCTTCCTTCAAATCACAGGGAAGACATTAAGAGAGTAATCGGGGGCGATGACACATTGAATAGATTAGTACGATTGTTTTTTTTGGACTTCAAACTACTCACAAAGAATAAACAGTTCTATTTTAAACTCCTTTTGTTTCCAACCGCGCTAATTTTTATATTAGGCACCGTTTTTGGAAATTCAAACACAGAAATCACGAGTTTCGATGTTGCTTTTTACAACGCCGATATCGCTAACGGAAACGCCTCTTTGAAGAAAATTCAAAAACGTCTCGGCGATGTATTGCTCGTCTTCTTGCCAAATGATCTGACCTGTTGCATAGTCCACCGTAGCCAGCAGTTTCACGCCCCGATGCTTGCCCGTGGTTCGAATCACATGCTGTTTTCCGCGAAGAAAACATGTTTTCTGAATAGCCTGGTAGTCCCGAATCATGGATTCATCTTCAAACAGCAAGTGATCGATTTCATCGTTCAAGAGTCTTTTTTTAATTCGGGAAAGGTGTGCTCAGAAAACTGACGTTGCTTCTCTGGATCCGCTGCTGCCAACGTATACGTGGGTTTGGTGTAACTCAGTCCTTGGCGATGCATTATTTTAGAGACGCCTCGCAGGGAGTAGCGATGGCCGAACTCGCGTTCAATAAAAGCGGCAATGATTTCAAGCGTCCAGTTATGCCGTGCCGTGAAGCCGACCTCATGCGGGAGCGAATGGATGATGGTTTGCTTCAGCTTTTCCTGTTGTTCTGCCGATAACCGGGCTGGTGCACCGGGAGAATACTTCATTTGCAGAGCCGCTAATCCACCGGTTTCATACGCTTGGATGTAGTTTTTCACTGTTTCTGCGCTTCGGTTCAGGGTCTCGGCAATCTCTTTAACTGACTTTCCCTTCAGGTGCAAATACAAGGCTTGATAACGTTCATACATGCGCCGTTTCTTTGCTTGTTTCATGGCTTGTGTCACTTCGTTTAATGCGAATTGATTATTCATCTTAATACCTGCCTGTCTGAATGGGTTTCCTTATCTTATTCGACAAGCAGGTGTACATTTCCTTACCATTCTTTTCCAAAACTTAAGTTCAACTTATATAGAAAGGCATATCCATGCCTTAAAACAGGTGCATTCTCAAGTCCTTCAGGATGTTGCGAAACGACTAGATAAGGCTTTTCAAGCATTTTTTCGCCGTGTTAAGCATGGGGAAATGCCATGCTTTCCCCGGTTTAAACCACAGCAACGAACTGATAGAAGTTAATTTTTTTGTTCAGAAATATTCGGAACGGCAATAATACCTACACCGATTAATGTAGCAATTGATCCGAAAATAATAAGTGCCGGTAAAAGTCCTACGATAGTTGATAATAAACCTACACCGATGGTTGGAATTGCCATCCCTGTATAGCCAGCAAGATAATACGTAGATATAATGCCTGGGCGTTCAGAAGGTTTTCCTAAGCTACCTGCTAATTGCATGCTAGCTTGAAACGTCCATCCGTTACCGATGGCTAAGATAATCATCCCTATAAATAACAAAATCATACTTGCTGTTGATCCTGCACTAATCATGAGCCATGCTCCAATAAGCAATAAAACAATCCCCACTTGAATACGGAGAATGGCCCAGGTTGGCCATGAAATCTGTTGAGCAATTGCTCCACCACTGAGAAAGATAAGAAGTAATAGACCAGACCAAGCCAAATTATTTGAGTGTAGAATAGAGTGAACAAATGTTGGGATTAAAGAGATTACTACACCATTTAGGGCAAGCATCACAAAAACAGCAGGACAAATAAACATTATAAACAATGATCGAGATGTAGAGGGAATTCCTAAACGAAATCGAATCGGAATTTGCTTATTTTTATTTTCATTAGTTGGTGGTACTGTAATTAATAGTCCTAAAGCTAAAAGTAACAGAATAAGTAATACCACATAAGGAATAATTTCAGGAATAAACAAAGAATATTGGATAATCACTCCACAAACTGCCGGACCTAGACCGAATCCTAATAAGGTAGCCATACTGGAATAAGCGAGCGAACGCTTTATATACTGAGATGGAGTATAGTGTAATAATAATGCATTACTTGTCCCCATAAAAGCTCCTAAAGCAATCCCCTCCACTGCCCTTGCAAGATATAACATCCAAGGAGAAGTTGCTCCAACAAAAATTGCTGATGATATAAGAGCAAAAATGACCCCTACAGTTACAACCCATTTTGTTCCGTTTCTTTCAGCAAGAGAACCTGCTAGTAATAAAATGAGTAACATACATACTGCATAAATAGCAAACAGTGCCGTTATAGCAAAATTGTTTAGATTATATTTCATTTGATATATCGGGAATAAGGGTGCTGGTAAATTAGCACTAAATGCAATGATCCCTATAACCCATAAAATGCGTTTCATAGTTTCGTTCCCCCTTTAGATTTATTATATTATTGACCGAAAATATATTCTAATACATAATTTGTTATGTATTTATGTATTCAAAGGTATTGGTTTAAAGGAGATAAAATAATGGAACTTTTACAATTAAAGTATTTCCAAAAAGTCGCTAAAATACAGCACATGACCAAAGCAGCGCAGGAGCTTCATATTGCACAGTCTTCTTTAAGTAGAACTATTAGTCGCTTAGAAGAAGATTTAGGTGTATCTTTGTTTGAACGCAAGGGGAGACAAATTCACCTTAATATGTTTGGACAACGTTTTTTAAACCGGGTAGAGAGAATTTTTACAGAATTAGAAGAAGGAACAGAAGAAATAGCAGAATTACAAGGAATAGAAAATAA
This Paenibacillus larvae subsp. larvae DNA region includes the following protein-coding sequences:
- a CDS encoding transposase, producing the protein MNDEIDHLLFEDESMIRDYQAIQKTCFLRGKQHVIRTTGKHRGVKLLATVDYATGQIIWQEDEQYIAETFLNFLQRGVSVSDIGVVKSNIETRDFCV
- a CDS encoding IS630 family transposase, with the protein product MNNQFALNEVTQAMKQAKKRRMYERYQALYLHLKGKSVKEIAETLNRSAETVKNYIQAYETGGLAALQMKYSPGAPARLSAEQQEKLKQTIIHSLPHEVGFTARHNWTLEIIAAFIEREFGHRYSLRGVSKIMHRQGLSYTKPTYTLAAADPEKQRQFSEHTFPELKKDS
- a CDS encoding MFS transporter; translation: MKRILWVIGIIAFSANLPAPLFPIYQMKYNLNNFAITALFAIYAVCMLLILLLAGSLAERNGTKWVVTVGVIFALISSAIFVGATSPWMLYLARAVEGIALGAFMGTSNALLLHYTPSQYIKRSLAYSSMATLLGFGLGPAVCGVIIQYSLFIPEIIPYVVLLILLLLALGLLITVPPTNENKNKQIPIRFRLGIPSTSRSLFIMFICPAVFVMLALNGVVISLIPTFVHSILHSNNLAWSGLLLLIFLSGGAIAQQISWPTWAILRIQVGIVLLLIGAWLMISAGSTASMILLFIGMIILAIGNGWTFQASMQLAGSLGKPSERPGIISTYYLAGYTGMAIPTIGVGLLSTIVGLLPALIIFGSIATLIGVGIIAVPNISEQKN